The Flavobacterium jumunjinense genome includes a region encoding these proteins:
- a CDS encoding sensor histidine kinase, which produces MSNNKKFVLYQIIIWSIIIGIQIIPQIVSPKANDLGYEKWQLVLDYTVNIFFLVSISFGLKYVFNKKINLNDFRLWEILKIFFLFIVAALTYYFTLGLYNYLMLNYVYLRPEVLDHPSQKTPNQIAFVIVVCFLFFLWTVFYTIIKSTKQLRENLVEKARLEASLKESQLNALKGQINPHFMFNSLNNIRGLILENPEKSREMITRLSEMLRYSLTKNNINAISLEEELEVVDNFIAISKIQFEERLQFEKQIEAATLKLQIPPMVIQLLVENAVKHGIANLKQGGIVKLKTNIVHNNLMIEVSNSGKLTIDENSTQLGLQNIKERISLLYGNLASFSLEENENEVRAIIKLPMN; this is translated from the coding sequence ATGAGTAATAATAAAAAGTTTGTTTTGTATCAAATAATAATTTGGAGTATCATAATTGGTATACAAATTATACCGCAAATTGTTAGTCCAAAAGCAAATGACTTAGGCTATGAAAAGTGGCAATTAGTTTTAGACTATACCGTTAATATATTTTTCCTAGTAAGTATTTCATTTGGATTAAAATATGTTTTTAATAAAAAGATAAATCTAAATGATTTTAGATTATGGGAAATACTTAAAATATTTTTTCTATTTATAGTTGCAGCTTTAACATACTATTTTACGTTAGGATTGTATAATTATTTAATGTTAAATTATGTTTATTTAAGACCAGAAGTATTAGATCATCCATCACAAAAAACACCCAATCAAATTGCTTTTGTAATTGTAGTTTGTTTTCTTTTCTTTCTTTGGACAGTTTTTTATACCATAATAAAATCTACAAAACAATTGAGAGAAAATTTAGTAGAAAAAGCAAGATTAGAAGCCTCATTAAAAGAATCGCAACTAAACGCTTTAAAAGGACAAATTAATCCTCACTTTATGTTTAATAGCTTAAATAATATAAGAGGACTAATTCTAGAGAATCCTGAAAAGTCAAGAGAAATGATAACACGATTATCTGAAATGTTACGGTATTCTTTAACAAAAAATAATATCAACGCTATTTCATTAGAAGAAGAATTAGAAGTAGTAGACAATTTTATAGCAATTTCTAAAATTCAATTTGAAGAGCGATTACAATTTGAAAAACAAATCGAGGCAGCAACCTTAAAATTGCAAATTCCACCAATGGTTATTCAATTGTTAGTAGAAAATGCAGTAAAACATGGTATTGCTAATTTAAAACAAGGCGGAATTGTAAAATTAAAAACCAATATAGTCCATAATAATTTAATGATTGAAGTAAGTAATTCTGGAAAGTTGACTATAGATGAAAATTCAACCCAATTAGGATTGCAAAATATTAAAGAACGAATTAGTCTTTTGTATGGAAATTTAGCCTCATTCTCTTTAGAAGAAAATGAAAATGAAGTACGAGCAATAATTAAACTCCCGATGAATTAG
- a CDS encoding LytR/AlgR family response regulator transcription factor, with the protein MKKIKAVIVEDSRLARNELKELIKSHTEIEIIGEAENVDEGFELINKIQPDLLFLDINMPEKDGFELLEMLDNVPITIFTTAFDEYAIKSFEYNALDYLLKPINAKRFSQAIEKVKNNLQEKEIKNQQKLALSNQIFIKDGEKCWLVKIEDIYLFEVDGNYTKVFFKEEKAIISKSLNQIEAKLPEEFFFRANRNQIINIQYANQIDPWFSGNLLVHLPKEIKVEISRRQSSAFKEKLSL; encoded by the coding sequence ATGAAAAAAATAAAAGCAGTAATAGTTGAAGATTCTCGTTTGGCAAGAAATGAGCTAAAAGAATTAATAAAATCACACACAGAAATTGAAATTATTGGTGAAGCAGAAAACGTAGACGAAGGTTTCGAATTGATAAACAAAATACAACCCGATTTACTTTTTCTAGACATTAATATGCCAGAAAAGGACGGTTTCGAATTATTGGAAATGTTAGACAATGTGCCCATAACAATTTTCACCACAGCCTTTGATGAATATGCTATAAAGTCATTTGAATATAATGCTTTAGATTATCTATTAAAGCCAATTAATGCCAAAAGGTTTTCACAAGCCATTGAAAAAGTAAAAAATAACCTCCAAGAAAAAGAGATAAAGAATCAACAAAAATTGGCATTGAGCAATCAGATTTTTATTAAAGACGGAGAAAAATGTTGGTTAGTAAAAATAGAAGATATTTATCTTTTTGAAGTAGACGGGAATTACACAAAAGTTTTTTTTAAAGAAGAAAAAGCGATTATTTCAAAATCATTAAATCAAATAGAAGCCAAACTTCCAGAAGAATTTTTCTTTAGAGCCAATAGAAATCAAATTATAAATATTCAATATGCCAATCAAATAGATCCTTGGTTTAGTGGCAATTTATTAGTGCATTTGCCTAAAGAAATAAAAGTAGAAATTTCAAGAAGACAATCTAGCGCTTTTAAAGAAAAGTTGAGTTTATAG
- a CDS encoding 3-deoxy-D-manno-octulosonic acid transferase yields MLFLYNITILIASQLLKLIVLFSPKIKLFVEGRKNVFPTLKERIKPTDKTIWFHAASLGEYEQGLPVMEKIKLHYPTHKIIVTFFSPSGYEVRKNNTVADVTVYLPLDTFANVRKFIKLARPEMVFFIKYEFWPNYLNALKKQGIKTYLISGIFREKQAFFKWYGGFYRNALKTFDYFFVQNEKSKKLIQSIGFSNVKISGDTRFDRVVAILKRDNSLGFIEDFLFLDSARNEKAKTIVIGSSWPKDENLLIDFINQSSDNVKFIIAPHNIKDEQIQELKKSIVKKTILFSEKDAILKQVDHKKILDYQVFIIDTIGILTKIYSYADIAYVGGGFGNPGVHNILEPATFGLPIVIGPNYSHFAEATALVNMDGCVSISNYTELKNTFDLLLQNEDERYEKGHICSTFVQMNKGATDIILRYLE; encoded by the coding sequence ATGCTTTTTTTATACAACATAACAATACTTATTGCTTCCCAACTCTTAAAGCTAATAGTCCTATTTAGCCCTAAAATAAAACTTTTTGTAGAAGGACGAAAAAATGTATTTCCAACTTTAAAAGAAAGAATAAAACCAACTGATAAAACTATTTGGTTTCATGCCGCTTCCTTAGGTGAGTATGAACAGGGGTTGCCTGTTATGGAAAAAATAAAATTACACTACCCTACACATAAAATAATTGTTACCTTTTTTTCTCCTTCTGGTTATGAGGTTCGAAAAAACAATACTGTTGCAGATGTAACTGTCTATTTACCTTTAGACACCTTCGCGAATGTTAGAAAATTTATTAAACTTGCACGTCCGGAAATGGTGTTTTTTATTAAATATGAATTTTGGCCTAATTATTTGAATGCGTTAAAAAAACAAGGCATTAAAACCTATTTGATTTCTGGGATTTTTAGAGAAAAACAAGCTTTCTTTAAATGGTATGGTGGTTTTTATAGAAATGCTTTAAAAACTTTCGACTACTTCTTTGTACAGAATGAGAAATCGAAAAAATTAATTCAATCTATTGGTTTTTCTAATGTGAAGATTTCTGGTGATACTCGTTTTGATAGAGTTGTTGCCATTTTAAAAAGAGATAATTCATTGGGCTTTATTGAAGATTTTTTGTTTCTCGACTCCGCTCGAAATGAAAAAGCTAAAACAATCGTTATAGGTAGTTCTTGGCCAAAAGACGAAAATTTATTAATTGACTTTATTAATCAATCTTCTGATAATGTGAAATTTATTATTGCTCCACATAATATTAAAGACGAGCAAATTCAAGAATTAAAAAAATCAATTGTAAAGAAAACAATTCTTTTCTCGGAGAAAGATGCTATTCTGAAACAAGTTGATCATAAGAAAATATTGGACTATCAAGTCTTTATTATTGACACTATTGGTATTTTAACTAAAATCTATTCGTATGCTGATATTGCGTATGTTGGTGGTGGTTTTGGGAATCCAGGTGTGCATAATATTCTAGAACCTGCTACTTTTGGTTTACCAATTGTTATTGGCCCTAATTATTCTCATTTTGCAGAAGCAACTGCTTTAGTAAACATGGACGGATGTGTTTCGATTTCAAACTATACTGAATTGAAAAATACTTTCGATTTATTACTCCAAAACGAAGATGAACGCTATGAAAAAGGTCACATTTGTAGCACATTCGTTCAAATGAATAAAGGAGCAACTGATATTATTTTAAGATATTTGGAATAA
- a CDS encoding DegT/DnrJ/EryC1/StrS family aminotransferase, with protein sequence MKKLQMVDLKSQYEKIKEEVNASIQEVLDTNTYINGPLVHQFQADLEKYLGVKHVIPCANGTDALQIAMMGLDLKPGDEVITADFTFAATVEVIALLQLTPVLVDVDMNNMNISLEAIKKAITPKTKAIVPVHLFGRAANMDAIMEIANEHNLYVIEDNAQAIGATYSSKKGAKTKVGAIGHVGSTSFFPSKNLGCYGDGGAIFTNDDALAHTLRGIVNHGMYERYHHDVVGVNSRLDSIQAGVLKAKLPHLDAYNKARQDAARKYSMALGVNPNIVVPTICESCDCHVFHQYVIRITNGKRDALLAHLQSKDIPCAIYYPIPLHSQKAYADARYKEEDFPVTNQLCKEVIALPMHTELDDEQIKFITDSVLEFV encoded by the coding sequence ATGAAAAAATTACAAATGGTTGACCTTAAAAGTCAATACGAAAAAATAAAAGAAGAAGTAAATGCTTCAATCCAAGAAGTATTAGATACAAATACGTATATAAACGGACCGTTGGTTCATCAATTTCAAGCAGATTTAGAAAAATATTTAGGTGTAAAACATGTAATTCCGTGTGCAAATGGTACCGATGCGTTGCAAATTGCAATGATGGGATTAGATTTAAAACCGGGTGATGAAGTAATTACTGCCGATTTTACATTTGCAGCTACTGTTGAAGTGATTGCCTTATTGCAGTTAACTCCAGTTTTAGTAGATGTAGATATGAACAATATGAATATCTCTTTAGAGGCAATAAAGAAAGCTATAACACCAAAAACAAAAGCAATCGTTCCTGTACATTTATTTGGTCGTGCTGCAAATATGGATGCAATTATGGAAATTGCTAACGAGCATAACCTATATGTAATTGAAGATAACGCACAAGCAATTGGGGCTACTTATTCATCAAAAAAAGGGGCTAAAACCAAAGTAGGAGCAATAGGACATGTAGGTTCAACTTCATTTTTTCCATCTAAAAACTTAGGTTGTTATGGAGATGGTGGTGCAATTTTTACCAATGATGATGCTTTAGCACATACATTAAGAGGAATAGTAAATCACGGAATGTACGAAAGATATCATCATGATGTCGTTGGTGTAAATTCTCGTTTAGATAGTATACAAGCTGGAGTTTTGAAAGCAAAACTACCTCATTTAGATGCTTACAATAAAGCACGTCAAGATGCTGCAAGAAAATATTCAATGGCATTGGGTGTAAATCCAAACATAGTGGTGCCAACAATTTGTGAAAGCTGTGATTGTCATGTTTTTCACCAATATGTTATTCGAATTACAAATGGAAAAAGAGATGCATTGTTAGCACATTTACAAAGCAAAGATATTCCTTGTGCAATATATTATCCAATTCCGTTACATAGCCAAAAAGCGTATGCAGATGCAAGATATAAGGAAGAAGACTTTCCTGTAACCAATCAATTATGTAAAGAAGTAATTGCATTACCAATGCATACCGAATTAGATGACGAACAAATTAAGTTTATAACAGATTCTGTTTTAGAATTTGTTTAA
- the galE gene encoding UDP-glucose 4-epimerase GalE, whose product MKILVTGGLGFIGSHTVVELQNEGLEVIVIDNLSNSSEDVLKGIFNITGKKPLFEKLDLRNKTSVQNFFKKHNDIQGVIHFAASKAVGESVEDPLLYYENNINTLVYLLQELKELSDANFIFSSSCTVYGQAEKMPITENAAVQEAMSPYGNTKQIGEEIITDVAKVTSLNAILLRYFNPIGAHPSAEIGELPLGVPQNLVPYITQTALGLRKELSVFGNDYPTPDGTAIRDYIHVIDLAKAHVIALKRLLNKQNLEKVETFNLGTGTGSSVLEVITTFEKVSGHKLNYKIVDRREGDITEAYANIDKANNILGWKANLSLEDALASAWKWEQKSRS is encoded by the coding sequence ATGAAAATACTAGTAACAGGAGGTCTAGGTTTTATAGGTTCACATACCGTTGTAGAATTACAAAACGAAGGTTTAGAAGTTATTGTTATAGATAATTTATCCAATTCATCTGAAGATGTTTTAAAAGGTATTTTTAATATAACAGGAAAGAAACCGCTATTCGAGAAGTTAGATTTACGGAATAAAACATCTGTTCAAAATTTTTTTAAAAAACACAATGATATTCAAGGTGTAATTCATTTTGCAGCATCAAAAGCAGTAGGAGAAAGCGTAGAAGACCCATTGTTGTATTATGAAAATAATATTAATACATTAGTATATCTTTTACAAGAATTGAAAGAACTGTCTGATGCGAATTTTATTTTTAGTTCTTCATGTACTGTTTATGGTCAAGCCGAAAAAATGCCAATAACTGAAAACGCGGCTGTTCAAGAAGCAATGTCTCCTTATGGAAATACCAAACAAATAGGTGAGGAAATAATTACTGATGTTGCTAAAGTTACGAGCTTAAATGCTATTTTATTACGTTATTTTAATCCAATTGGAGCACATCCTTCAGCAGAAATAGGAGAATTACCCCTTGGTGTTCCCCAAAATCTTGTGCCATATATAACACAAACAGCTTTAGGCTTACGTAAAGAATTGTCAGTATTCGGAAACGATTACCCTACTCCAGATGGAACTGCTATTCGTGATTATATTCATGTTATAGATTTAGCAAAAGCTCATGTAATTGCCTTAAAACGTTTGTTAAACAAGCAGAATTTAGAAAAAGTAGAAACCTTTAATTTAGGAACTGGAACTGGAAGTTCTGTTTTAGAAGTGATTACTACTTTTGAAAAAGTATCAGGTCATAAGTTAAATTACAAAATTGTAGATAGAAGAGAAGGTGATATTACAGAAGCGTATGCTAACATAGATAAAGCAAATAATATTCTTGGTTGGAAAGCTAATCTTTCTCTTGAAGATGCTTTAGCAAGTGCATGGAAATGGGAACAGAAGAGTAGGAGTTAA
- a CDS encoding glycerophosphodiester phosphodiesterase, whose amino-acid sequence MILRNSIFSMIALLAIACNGDDAIDDQGVPVSKYPTLSGKSPLIVAHRGASGYLPEHTIASYTKAIELGADFIEPDLVMTSDGVLVVRHEPMLSGTTNVADVLAFASKKTTKDIDGAMVEDWFVSDFTLAEIKQLKAKQAFSERSQQFNNLYEIPTFAEVIALAKEKSAQLGRTIGIYPETKHPAYHEALNLKISDKLLEELTAAGWNNESSPVYVQSFEVSNLQYIRSKSTVKIIQLLSCYDVALNGDLIFDVPTGETVSYGKPYDWHLQGDTRDYSFFTTDAGLDFVKTYANGVGPWKPFIISYKGTDANNDGIADDLNADGKINDADKEAIAPSNLITKAHTRGLQVHAYTFRNEGRRLLSNYHNNPILEYQAFYNLGLDGLFTDFTDTAVMAK is encoded by the coding sequence ATGATTCTAAGAAATTCAATTTTTTCAATGATTGCTTTGTTAGCAATAGCTTGTAATGGAGATGATGCTATCGACGACCAAGGAGTTCCTGTGTCAAAATACCCTACACTTTCAGGAAAATCTCCATTAATTGTAGCGCATAGAGGTGCTTCTGGTTATTTACCAGAACACACTATAGCTTCCTATACGAAGGCAATAGAACTAGGCGCAGATTTTATTGAACCCGATTTGGTAATGACTTCAGATGGCGTTTTGGTGGTAAGACACGAACCAATGCTTTCTGGAACTACAAATGTTGCAGATGTCCTTGCTTTTGCTTCAAAAAAAACAACTAAAGATATTGATGGAGCAATGGTTGAAGATTGGTTTGTTTCAGATTTCACTTTGGCAGAAATTAAGCAATTAAAGGCAAAACAGGCATTCTCAGAACGATCGCAACAATTCAATAACCTATATGAAATACCAACATTTGCAGAAGTAATTGCTTTAGCGAAAGAAAAATCGGCACAATTAGGAAGAACAATTGGTATTTATCCAGAAACGAAACACCCTGCTTATCATGAAGCGTTGAACTTAAAAATTTCAGATAAATTATTAGAAGAATTAACAGCAGCAGGTTGGAATAATGAATCATCACCAGTTTATGTGCAGTCTTTTGAAGTGTCTAATTTGCAATATATTCGATCAAAATCTACAGTTAAAATTATCCAATTATTAAGTTGTTATGATGTGGCATTAAATGGAGACTTGATTTTTGATGTGCCAACAGGTGAAACAGTCTCTTACGGTAAGCCATACGATTGGCATTTACAAGGTGATACAAGAGACTATAGTTTCTTTACTACCGATGCAGGTTTAGATTTTGTAAAAACCTATGCAAATGGAGTTGGACCATGGAAACCTTTTATCATTTCTTATAAAGGAACAGATGCAAATAATGACGGAATTGCAGACGACTTAAATGCAGACGGAAAAATAAACGATGCAGATAAGGAAGCAATTGCACCAAGTAACCTAATAACCAAAGCACATACTAGAGGACTACAAGTCCATGCCTATACTTTTAGAAATGAAGGCAGAAGACTATTGAGTAATTATCATAATAATCCAATTTTAGAATATCAAGCTTTTTATAATTTAGGTCTAGATGGTTTGTTTACAGATTTTACAGATACTGCTGTAATGGCAAAATAA
- a CDS encoding helix-turn-helix domain-containing protein: MFLIFGIFVAVFLSLLLLIKKKKSPADKILVVWLIFISVLQILRYFLETGYFFEHPHWLGIGLSLPVLHGVLLYFYVIEITGNTIKRKSTIFLHFIPSIALTLLAIPFYKLTGAQKIAVYQNNGEGFEWYVLLEGLLVIISGLTYSIWSLIIINKHQKNIKDRFSNTDKKELHWLKCLSIGNGIIYILSLFFENNVTYTAIVILVLFIGFFGINQLKIFYSNTDTVDTSEKDFTTENQRVNTTEIPKKNSSKEKYAKSGLNEDMASEIYTALKDFMEESSCYKNQELTLIELSKSLKVHPNHLSQVINEMEGKNFYNYINSLRINEFIKIASKAENKKFTMISLAYDCGFNTKSTFNKHFKLQTGKTPTEFFKS; the protein is encoded by the coding sequence ATGTTTTTAATATTTGGAATTTTTGTTGCTGTTTTTCTTTCGCTACTTCTATTAATAAAAAAGAAAAAATCACCTGCTGATAAAATTCTTGTTGTTTGGCTCATTTTTATTTCTGTACTTCAAATATTACGCTATTTTTTAGAGACGGGTTATTTTTTTGAGCATCCACATTGGCTTGGCATTGGTTTATCCTTACCAGTATTACATGGAGTTCTGCTGTATTTCTATGTTATTGAAATTACTGGAAATACAATTAAAAGAAAAAGCACAATATTTCTACACTTCATACCATCTATAGCCTTAACTTTATTAGCAATTCCTTTTTACAAATTAACTGGTGCACAAAAAATAGCTGTTTATCAAAACAACGGAGAAGGTTTCGAATGGTATGTATTGCTAGAGGGTTTGTTAGTAATAATATCAGGTTTAACCTATTCTATTTGGTCTTTAATAATTATAAACAAACATCAAAAAAATATAAAAGATAGATTTTCAAATACAGATAAAAAGGAACTACATTGGTTAAAGTGCTTATCAATTGGTAATGGTATTATATACATTTTATCTCTTTTCTTTGAAAATAATGTCACCTATACTGCAATAGTTATCTTAGTCCTCTTTATTGGTTTTTTTGGAATTAATCAGTTGAAAATTTTTTATTCTAATACTGATACAGTCGATACATCAGAAAAAGACTTTACTACAGAAAATCAAAGAGTAAATACCACTGAAATTCCTAAAAAAAATAGTTCTAAGGAAAAATATGCAAAATCTGGATTAAATGAAGATATGGCTTCGGAGATCTATACTGCTCTAAAAGATTTCATGGAGGAAAGTTCATGTTATAAAAATCAAGAACTCACATTAATAGAGTTATCAAAAAGTTTGAAAGTACACCCTAACCATTTATCTCAAGTTATTAACGAAATGGAAGGAAAGAATTTTTATAATTATATTAATTCCCTTCGAATAAATGAGTTTATCAAAATAGCTTCTAAAGCAGAAAATAAAAAATTCACTATGATTTCTCTAGCCTATGATTGTGGGTTTAATACAAAATCTACATTCAATAAGCATTTTAAATTACAAACAGGAAAAACACCAACCGAATTTTTTAAATCATAA
- a CDS encoding radical SAM protein encodes MYIFNSLVLKIASRCNLNCSYCFMYNLGDDSYKNQPKFMSEDTIDAVIEKAKLYIIKNKLTTFNFLFHGGEPLLMEKKRFKEMLQKLKAIEGIVKGLKVSFSIQTNGILLDEEWCMLLLENEVEIGISIDSTEESHDKYRVDHKGNGSYTAVKKAIDLVKEITKRADVITVMDVDENPDKVYKSLKSLNVDSVNFLIKDFTHANFPYKDALDYNQPYADFLIRLFDLWFDDKEKIDIPLFVGYINVILGFANFDDINSNELKSLVIETNGEIEPIDSLKACGQEFTKTNITIKNNVLEEVFNSSVANLYFNESMKVCDQCNQCPIFEICLGGRLVHRYNKNNGFDNPSVYCEDLVKFISHIQNKMLDVFPDIEENEIERLNYKEILAFNKANTFSKLENENLKLYKKAI; translated from the coding sequence ATGTATATATTTAATTCATTGGTTTTAAAGATAGCAAGTCGTTGTAATTTAAACTGTTCATACTGCTTTATGTACAACCTTGGCGACGATTCCTATAAAAATCAGCCAAAGTTCATGAGTGAAGACACAATTGATGCTGTCATTGAAAAAGCAAAGCTATATATTATAAAAAACAAACTCACAACGTTTAATTTTCTATTTCATGGAGGAGAACCTTTATTAATGGAGAAAAAACGATTTAAAGAGATGCTTCAAAAGCTAAAGGCAATCGAAGGAATAGTTAAGGGACTTAAAGTTTCTTTCAGTATTCAAACAAATGGAATATTATTAGATGAAGAATGGTGCATGCTTCTTTTAGAAAATGAAGTAGAAATAGGCATAAGTATAGACAGTACAGAAGAATCTCATGATAAATATAGAGTAGATCATAAAGGAAATGGAAGTTATACAGCTGTAAAAAAAGCAATTGATTTAGTAAAGGAAATTACAAAAAGAGCCGATGTTATTACCGTTATGGATGTAGATGAAAATCCTGATAAAGTATATAAAAGTCTAAAAAGCTTAAACGTAGATTCTGTTAATTTCTTAATTAAAGACTTCACGCATGCTAATTTTCCATACAAAGATGCTTTAGATTATAATCAACCCTATGCCGATTTTTTAATTCGATTATTTGATCTTTGGTTTGATGATAAAGAGAAAATTGATATACCTCTTTTCGTAGGTTATATTAACGTGATTTTAGGTTTCGCAAATTTTGATGATATTAACTCTAATGAACTTAAATCTTTGGTAATTGAAACCAATGGTGAAATAGAACCAATAGACTCTTTAAAAGCATGTGGACAAGAGTTTACTAAGACAAATATTACTATAAAAAACAACGTACTAGAAGAAGTCTTTAATTCATCTGTAGCAAACTTATACTTTAATGAAAGCATGAAAGTGTGTGATCAATGCAATCAATGTCCAATTTTTGAAATTTGCTTAGGTGGAAGATTAGTTCATAGATATAATAAGAATAATGGGTTCGATAATCCCTCAGTATATTGTGAAGATCTAGTTAAGTTTATTAGTCATATTCAGAATAAAATGTTAGATGTATTTCCAGATATTGAAGAAAACGAAATTGAACGATTAAATTATAAAGAGATTCTAGCCTTTAACAAAGCAAATACATTTAGTAAATTAGAGAATGAAAATCTAAAATTGTATAAAAAAGCGATATAA
- a CDS encoding peptidoglycan DD-metalloendopeptidase family protein: MNTTIEKILLAQKNVKVIDASIAYKDYVALDLSAKNTDLIALDVTDAVIFEDFIEDHLSKNDAKVAFGGYLETRNLYRRSSVFKNEVTDERNIHIGLDLWIKAGTNVLAALDGRIHSFQNNTALGDYGPVIILEHTIEDITFYTLYGHLSIDSLKDKKEGQIVTKGEVIAQLGAPPINGDYAPHLHFQIIQDMQGKKGDYPGVCSLNDLEFFKVNCPDANLLLKI; this comes from the coding sequence ATGAATACAACTATCGAAAAAATACTTCTAGCGCAAAAAAATGTAAAAGTAATTGATGCTTCCATTGCTTATAAAGATTATGTTGCTTTGGATTTATCTGCAAAAAACACTGATCTAATAGCGTTAGATGTTACAGATGCAGTAATTTTTGAAGATTTCATAGAAGATCATCTTTCAAAAAATGATGCTAAAGTAGCTTTTGGAGGTTATTTAGAAACTCGAAATCTATACAGAAGAAGTAGTGTTTTTAAAAATGAAGTTACCGACGAAAGAAATATTCATATTGGATTGGATCTTTGGATAAAAGCAGGAACAAATGTATTGGCTGCTTTAGACGGGAGAATACATAGCTTTCAAAACAACACTGCTTTAGGCGATTATGGTCCTGTGATTATTTTAGAGCACACGATAGAAGACATCACTTTCTATACTTTATACGGTCATTTGAGTATTGATAGTTTAAAAGACAAGAAAGAAGGTCAAATAGTTACAAAAGGAGAAGTTATTGCACAATTGGGTGCACCACCAATTAATGGTGATTATGCTCCTCATTTACATTTTCAAATTATACAGGATATGCAAGGCAAAAAAGGAGATTACCCTGGTGTTTGTAGCTTGAATGATTTGGAGTTCTTTAAAGTAAATTGTCCAGATGCTAATTTGTTATTGAAGATTTAA
- a CDS encoding DUF3037 domain-containing protein: MHEKHLYDYAVIRVVPRVEREEFINIGLMLYCKRQKYLRIHYQIPKEKISLFCPKFDIEQLTINVEALVTICEGKKEGGPIAQFEKDERFRWITAVKSSSIQTSRPHSGFSDDLDTTFEKLYTELVE, translated from the coding sequence ATGCACGAAAAACACTTATATGATTATGCTGTAATTCGTGTTGTTCCTAGAGTTGAGCGCGAAGAGTTTATAAATATTGGTTTAATGCTTTATTGTAAACGTCAGAAATATTTACGCATACACTATCAAATTCCGAAAGAGAAAATTAGTTTATTCTGTCCTAAATTTGACATTGAGCAACTTACAATTAATGTAGAAGCTCTTGTAACTATTTGTGAAGGCAAAAAAGAAGGTGGACCAATTGCTCAATTTGAAAAAGACGAACGTTTTAGATGGATTACAGCTGTTAAAAGTTCAAGTATACAGACTTCTAGACCACACTCTGGATTTAGTGACGATTTAGATACAACCTTTGAGAAATTATATACCGAATTAGTCGAATAA
- a CDS encoding HipA family kinase, whose translation MYMNLNLRTVNVTRYITPLREGGSLPALAEADDAFKYVLKFRGAGHGVKALIAEFLGGQIAKYLGLPIPELVFATLDEAFGRTEADEEIQDLLKSSQGLNLGLHYLSGSITYDAAANDCEALLASKIVWLDAFITNVDRTFKNTNLLIWNKELWLIDHGASFYFHHSWTNWETTAKTPFAFIKDHVLLPKASKLEEAHKEFTTKLNDLILKEIVDQIPEDWLQWEELPITAEEIKEVYFQFLSLRLKNAELFLKQAQDARKTLI comes from the coding sequence ATCTATATGAATTTGAATTTACGAACCGTAAATGTAACACGCTATATTACTCCGCTACGAGAAGGAGGTTCATTGCCTGCTTTAGCGGAAGCAGATGACGCATTTAAATATGTTTTAAAATTTCGTGGAGCGGGTCATGGTGTGAAAGCATTAATTGCAGAATTTCTGGGTGGACAAATTGCAAAATATTTAGGACTACCTATTCCTGAATTAGTTTTTGCCACTTTAGATGAAGCCTTTGGAAGAACAGAAGCAGATGAAGAGATTCAAGATTTATTAAAATCTAGTCAAGGATTAAATTTAGGCCTTCATTATTTATCTGGATCGATAACCTATGATGCAGCAGCTAATGACTGCGAAGCTTTGTTAGCTTCTAAAATTGTTTGGTTAGATGCATTTATTACTAATGTAGATCGAACTTTCAAGAATACCAACTTACTAATTTGGAACAAGGAGCTTTGGCTAATTGATCATGGTGCTTCTTTTTATTTTCATCATTCATGGACCAATTGGGAAACTACTGCAAAAACGCCATTTGCATTCATTAAAGACCATGTTTTGTTGCCAAAAGCTTCAAAGTTAGAGGAAGCTCATAAAGAATTTACAACCAAATTAAATGATCTAATTCTGAAAGAAATTGTTGATCAAATTCCTGAAGATTGGTTGCAATGGGAAGAACTGCCAATAACTGCTGAAGAAATTAAAGAAGTTTATTTTCAATTTTTATCGTTACGATTAAAAAATGCCGAATTATTTTTAAAACAAGCGCAAGATGCACGAAAAACACTTATATGA